In Sphingobacterium sp. lm-10, the DNA window GGCAGAACAGCGGCTTGTGGAGCAATATGATAAAATTGTCTTCCAGTTTCCATTGTATTGGTTTAGCAGCCCGCCACTTTTCAAAACTTGGCAGGATGAGGTGCTCACCTATGGTTGGGCATATGGTAGCAAAAGTGGTTTTAAGATGGCCGGTAAAAAAATCGCTCTGGCAATCTCTGCGGGAGTAGCAGAAGATGTATACATGCCAGAAGAAAAGTATAAATATACTTTAGACGAGTTAACGCGTCCCTTCGAACTGACCTTTGAATATGTGAAAGCGGATTACCGTCCATTATTTGCGTACTATGATCTGGAGCTTAACGTGCAAGAACCGTGGATTGCTCGAAGTGTACCATTATATATGGATTTTTTAAATGCTTTGTAACATAAAACATGAGCATCATTCGTTTTATTGATGCAATCCCTATCTTGTGTGCTCAATGTAAGTTTTTATGAGAATTCTATTCAATATCTTGATTATACTGATGATTTCTAGCTGCGCGCAGCGGGATAAGAAACAAGCTATCGCGAAGCAGGAGCATAAAGTAGGAGAATGGAACGATTTATTAATAGGCGATTCTCTGGCTGGTTGGCATCTTTATAATGCCGGGAATGTGGTATCGAAGTGGAAGGTAGATCAAGGTGAACTAACTTGTGATCCCCACAAAGCCGATGGCATATTTGGAGATCTTATTACGGATGATGATTACGAAGATTTTGAACTGGCCCTGGAGTGGAAAGTAAATAAAGGAGGGAATAGCGGAATTCTGATTAATGTAAAAGAAGATTCGGCCTATGCCGCTACATTTGCCACCGGCTTGGAAATGCAATTGTTGGATAATCAATATGCCGAGCTACGCCATCAGCGCGATTCTACCCATTGGGCGGGTTGCTTGTATTCAGTAGATTGCTTGGCAGAAAACTCATTGCCATTGCCCTATGGACAATGGAATAAAGCGCGAATTGTACAGCAAAAAGGAAAGGTGAGCTTTTGGTTAAACGAAAAACTCACCTTTGAACGCGAAATCAATTCGCCTGCGTTTCAAGAATTAGTCAGTAATAGTCCTATCACGGCCTATCCCGA includes these proteins:
- a CDS encoding DUF1080 domain-containing protein gives rise to the protein MRILFNILIILMISSCAQRDKKQAIAKQEHKVGEWNDLLIGDSLAGWHLYNAGNVVSKWKVDQGELTCDPHKADGIFGDLITDDDYEDFELALEWKVNKGGNSGILINVKEDSAYAATFATGLEMQLLDNQYAELRHQRDSTHWAGCLYSVDCLAENSLPLPYGQWNKARIVQQKGKVSFWLNEKLTFEREINSPAFQELVSNSPITAYPDFGKYPSGKIALQNHTDSVSFRNIRIKQLL
- a CDS encoding NAD(P)H-dependent oxidoreductase, with amino-acid sequence MEKVLVIVIHPDLESSVINKRWISELQQYPDRYHIHDLYHHYRDRMIDVEAEQRLVEQYDKIVFQFPLYWFSSPPLFKTWQDEVLTYGWAYGSKSGFKMAGKKIALAISAGVAEDVYMPEEKYKYTLDELTRPFELTFEYVKADYRPLFAYYDLELNVQEPWIARSVPLYMDFLNAL